In Streptomyces sclerotialus, one genomic interval encodes:
- a CDS encoding roadblock/LC7 domain-containing protein produces MKAQAPTAYGLSSQARNLQWLLSNLVDEVPGIRSVAVVSSDGLLLLASDPVLAEGAADAGPRGPRGSSADLATIVSGVGSLTNGAAKLMDGGTVKQTMIAMDEGSLFVSYISDGSLLGVHATPDCDMSVIAYHMALFVGRAGHVLTPELRSELRKSMESVQ; encoded by the coding sequence TTGAAGGCGCAAGCGCCCACTGCTTACGGACTGAGCAGCCAGGCACGGAATCTGCAGTGGCTGTTGTCCAATCTGGTCGACGAGGTGCCGGGCATCCGCTCGGTGGCCGTGGTGTCGTCGGACGGACTGCTGCTGCTGGCTTCCGACCCGGTGCTGGCGGAGGGGGCCGCTGACGCCGGACCGCGCGGCCCGCGGGGCTCCAGCGCCGACCTGGCGACCATCGTCTCCGGCGTCGGCAGCCTCACCAACGGCGCGGCGAAGCTGATGGACGGCGGCACGGTCAAGCAGACGATGATCGCCATGGACGAGGGCAGCCTGTTCGTCAGCTACATCAGTGACGGCTCGCTGCTCGGCGTGCACGCGACCCCCGACTGCGACATGAGCGTCATCGCGTACCACATGGCGCTCTTCGTCGGCCGGGCCGGCCATGTCCTCACCCCCGAACTCCGCAGCGAACTGCGCAAGTCGATGGAGAGCGTCCAGTGA
- a CDS encoding DUF742 domain-containing protein, translated as MSTAPKLPTRGGDRKPARVRPYSLTGGRTRFGHVLLVETFVAALDAPEERRELTSGGWADRVMPEMRAIVELCRRMRSVAEISALLKMPLGVVRVLLSDLADQGKIRVYGSGHGTGKPDRALLERVLGGLRRL; from the coding sequence GTGAGTACCGCACCCAAACTCCCCACGCGAGGCGGGGACAGGAAACCCGCACGCGTGCGGCCGTATTCGCTCACGGGCGGCCGCACCCGCTTCGGTCACGTCCTGCTCGTGGAGACCTTCGTGGCCGCGCTGGACGCGCCGGAGGAGCGCCGCGAGCTGACCTCGGGCGGCTGGGCCGACCGGGTCATGCCCGAGATGCGCGCCATCGTCGAACTGTGCCGCCGGATGCGGTCCGTCGCGGAGATCTCCGCGCTGCTCAAAATGCCGCTGGGCGTGGTCCGCGTCCTGCTCAGCGACCTCGCCGACCAGGGAAAGATCCGCGTCTACGGCTCCGGTCACGGCACCGGCAAGCCCGACCGCGCGCTGCTTGAGAGGGTGCTGGGTGGACTTCGCAGGCTCTGA
- a CDS encoding GTP-binding protein: MTASAGTPAADEGVQAWQTDRTQAPIATKIVVAGGFGVGKTTFVGSVSEITPLQTEAVMTQASEDTDDLTATPEKTTTTVAMDFGRITLDQDLVLYLFGTPGQQRFWFMWDDLVRGAIGAIVMADTRRLEDCFPALDYFESCGLPYVVAVNHFEGTAEYAVEDVREALSVPLDVPVVIMDARKRITVVESLLTLVAHALELTPE, encoded by the coding sequence ATGACGGCGAGCGCCGGGACGCCTGCCGCCGACGAAGGGGTCCAGGCCTGGCAGACGGACCGTACGCAGGCCCCCATCGCCACCAAGATCGTGGTGGCGGGCGGGTTCGGCGTCGGTAAGACGACCTTCGTCGGGTCGGTCTCCGAGATCACGCCGCTGCAGACCGAAGCGGTGATGACGCAGGCCAGTGAGGACACCGACGACCTGACGGCCACCCCGGAGAAGACCACGACCACGGTCGCGATGGACTTCGGCCGCATCACGCTCGACCAGGACCTCGTCCTGTACCTCTTCGGTACGCCAGGTCAGCAGCGGTTCTGGTTCATGTGGGACGACCTGGTCCGGGGTGCCATCGGCGCGATAGTGATGGCGGACACCCGACGGCTGGAGGACTGCTTCCCCGCTCTGGACTACTTCGAGAGCTGCGGACTTCCGTACGTCGTCGCCGTCAACCACTTCGAGGGGACCGCCGAATACGCGGTCGAGGATGTGCGTGAGGCTCTGTCCGTGCCGCTTGACGTGCCCGTGGTGATCATGGACGCGCGCAAGCGGATCACGGTGGTGGAGTCTCTGCTCACCCTCGTCGCGCATGCCCTGGAGTTGACCCCCGAATAG
- a CDS encoding styrene monooxygenase/indole monooxygenase family protein: MRKILIIGAGQSGLQLALGLQSKGYEVTLMSNRTADEIRSGRVMSTQCMFHTALQYERDLQINFWESQAPRIEGLGVSVAAPGSHASPEGTQRAIDWVGKLDGYAQSVDQRVKMAGWMETFAQRGGQLVIHGAAVSDLDFFASRYDLTLVSAGKGELVSMFGRDAARSPYDTPQRALAVAYVHGMGPRPEHPEFDAVRCNLVPGVGELFVMPTYTTSGRADILFWEGIPGGPLDAFQGVKDPNEHLALTLELLEKFVPWEYARSTKVELTDANGTLSGRYAPTVRNPIGKLPSGGLVLGVADVVVANDPITGQGSNSASKCAKAYLDSIIEHGDKPFDADWMQATFDRYWATAQHVTKWTNAMLAPPPEHVLNYIGAAGQLQPAADRFANGFNDPSDFENFFYEPEKTNAYLASLGA; encoded by the coding sequence ATGCGGAAGATACTCATCATCGGAGCCGGCCAGTCCGGGCTCCAGCTGGCCCTTGGCCTCCAGTCCAAGGGCTATGAGGTCACCCTCATGTCCAACCGCACCGCCGACGAGATCCGTTCCGGGCGGGTCATGTCGACGCAGTGCATGTTCCACACCGCTCTGCAGTACGAGCGGGACCTGCAGATCAACTTCTGGGAGAGCCAGGCCCCGCGCATCGAGGGCCTGGGCGTCTCGGTCGCCGCACCGGGCAGCCACGCTTCGCCCGAGGGCACGCAGCGCGCCATCGACTGGGTCGGCAAGCTGGACGGCTACGCCCAGTCCGTCGACCAGCGCGTGAAGATGGCCGGCTGGATGGAGACCTTCGCGCAGCGCGGCGGCCAGCTCGTCATCCACGGCGCCGCCGTCTCCGACCTCGACTTCTTCGCCTCCCGCTACGACCTGACGCTGGTCTCCGCCGGCAAGGGCGAGCTGGTGTCCATGTTCGGCCGGGACGCCGCGCGTTCCCCGTACGACACCCCGCAGCGCGCGCTGGCCGTCGCGTACGTGCACGGCATGGGCCCCCGCCCGGAGCACCCCGAGTTCGACGCGGTGCGCTGCAACCTCGTGCCCGGCGTCGGCGAGCTCTTCGTCATGCCGACCTACACCACGTCAGGGCGCGCCGACATCCTCTTCTGGGAAGGCATCCCCGGCGGCCCGCTGGACGCCTTCCAGGGCGTGAAGGACCCCAACGAGCACCTGGCGCTGACGCTGGAGCTGCTGGAGAAGTTCGTGCCGTGGGAGTACGCGCGCTCCACCAAGGTCGAACTGACCGACGCCAACGGCACGCTGTCCGGCCGGTACGCGCCGACCGTCCGCAACCCCATCGGCAAGCTGCCTTCGGGCGGCCTGGTGCTGGGCGTCGCCGACGTTGTCGTGGCCAACGACCCGATCACGGGCCAGGGATCGAACTCCGCCTCCAAGTGCGCCAAGGCGTACCTCGACTCGATCATCGAGCACGGTGACAAGCCGTTCGACGCGGACTGGATGCAGGCCACCTTCGACCGCTACTGGGCCACCGCGCAGCACGTCACCAAGTGGACCAACGCCATGCTGGCCCCGCCGCCGGAGCACGTGCTGAACTACATCGGCGCGGCCGGCCAGCTCCAGCCGGCGGCCGATCGTTTCGCCAATGGCTTCAACGACCCCTCCGACTTCGAGAACTTCTTCTACGAGCCGGAGAAGACCAACGCGTACCTGGCGTCGCTGGGCGCCTAG
- a CDS encoding GNAT family N-acetyltransferase, whose amino-acid sequence MPPTSEIRPFREIRPFRESDRDALRRLAARAGEGAPTETLWGHQESEAAVYLEPYMDREPESLLVAVADGNLVGYLTGCRDSTRFPAESERIDRAIREYRLFARRACMGFFVRAMADTALMTLRRQPAPGDFEDPRYPAHLHINVEPRARSNGTAEALMTTWLDRLRATGSPGCHLQTVVENTRAVRFFTRMGFTPHGATPAVPGMRVDGRRVHQLTMVRSL is encoded by the coding sequence ATGCCGCCCACGAGCGAGATCCGTCCCTTCCGCGAGATCCGTCCCTTCCGGGAGTCCGACCGCGACGCGCTGCGCCGGCTCGCCGCACGGGCCGGTGAGGGGGCGCCGACGGAGACGCTGTGGGGACACCAGGAGTCCGAGGCCGCCGTCTATCTGGAGCCCTACATGGACCGCGAGCCGGAGTCGCTCCTCGTGGCCGTCGCCGACGGGAACCTCGTCGGCTATCTGACCGGCTGCCGGGACAGCACACGCTTCCCGGCCGAGAGCGAGCGGATCGACCGGGCCATCAGGGAGTACCGGCTCTTCGCCCGCCGCGCCTGTATGGGCTTCTTCGTACGCGCCATGGCCGACACGGCACTGATGACGCTCCGCCGGCAGCCGGCGCCGGGCGACTTCGAAGACCCCCGGTACCCCGCCCACCTGCACATCAACGTCGAGCCCCGGGCCCGCAGCAACGGCACCGCCGAGGCTCTGATGACCACCTGGCTCGACCGCCTGCGGGCCACCGGATCGCCCGGCTGCCACCTCCAGACCGTCGTCGAGAACACCCGCGCGGTGCGCTTCTTCACCCGCATGGGATTCACCCCGCACGGCGCCACGCCCGCGGTCCCCGGAATGCGGGTCGACGGCCGCCGGGTGCACCAGCTGACGATGGTCCGCAGCCTCTGA
- a CDS encoding C40 family peptidase, translating into MRGRFRRTAGTVALLSAAAVALPAAPGYAAARPAAPPDIPVSELLTRLQKLYQQTEAASEAYNATEEDLKAQIKVSRKLDGRLEDARADLAQGRADAGRLAREQYTGSGPGGLSPYVQFLLSDNPEQALDRGHLLKEAAGHQADTVTRLTGSARKADKLATDAKKALDKQKSLAERRKKQKAQVESRLREVEAMLASLSAEQLAELSRLERAGMEDAQKAFLGSGRLGGPQAPSKGGQRAMAYALTQVGKPYVWGAEGPDSFDCSGLTSQAWAHAGKPIPRTSQEQWKQLPHVSLRKLRPGDLVIYFPGATHVAMYIGDGLVVQAPRPGADVKVSPIAANPLLGAVRPDEDAPGLKNYTPPELPDGATDGDDTGYGDASAPGSR; encoded by the coding sequence GTGCGGGGACGGTTCCGGCGGACGGCGGGGACGGTGGCGTTGCTGAGCGCCGCCGCCGTGGCACTGCCTGCGGCTCCCGGGTACGCGGCGGCCCGGCCCGCCGCGCCGCCCGACATTCCCGTGAGCGAGCTGCTGACCCGGCTGCAGAAGCTGTACCAGCAGACCGAGGCGGCCTCCGAGGCGTACAACGCCACGGAGGAGGACCTCAAGGCGCAGATCAAGGTGTCCAGGAAGCTCGACGGCCGGCTGGAGGACGCGCGCGCGGACCTCGCGCAGGGCCGCGCGGACGCGGGCCGGCTGGCGCGGGAGCAGTACACCGGCTCCGGCCCCGGCGGCCTCTCCCCGTACGTGCAGTTCCTGCTCTCCGACAACCCCGAGCAGGCGCTGGACCGCGGCCATCTGCTGAAGGAGGCGGCGGGCCACCAGGCCGACACGGTCACCCGGCTCACCGGCAGCGCCCGCAAGGCGGACAAGCTGGCGACCGACGCGAAGAAGGCCCTGGACAAGCAGAAGTCCCTGGCCGAGCGGCGGAAGAAGCAGAAGGCACAGGTCGAGAGCCGGCTGCGGGAGGTCGAGGCGATGCTCGCCTCGCTCTCGGCCGAGCAGCTGGCGGAGCTGAGCCGGCTGGAGCGGGCCGGCATGGAGGACGCGCAGAAAGCATTCCTCGGCTCGGGGCGGCTCGGCGGCCCGCAGGCCCCGTCGAAGGGCGGACAGCGGGCGATGGCGTACGCCCTGACGCAGGTCGGCAAGCCGTACGTCTGGGGCGCCGAGGGCCCGGACTCCTTCGACTGCTCCGGCCTCACCTCCCAGGCCTGGGCGCACGCGGGCAAGCCGATCCCGCGGACGAGCCAGGAGCAGTGGAAGCAGCTGCCCCACGTCAGCCTGCGCAAGCTCCGCCCCGGCGACCTGGTGATCTACTTCCCCGGGGCGACCCACGTGGCGATGTACATCGGTGACGGCCTGGTCGTCCAGGCCCCCCGCCCCGGTGCCGACGTCAAGGTCTCCCCGATCGCGGCCAATCCCCTGCTGGGCGCCGTCCGCCCCGACGAGGACGCACCCGGCCTGAAGAACTACACCCCGCCGGAGCTGCCGGACGGCGCCACGGACGGGGACGACACCGGATACGGCGACGCCTCCGCACCGGGCAGCCGGTAG
- a CDS encoding TetR/AcrR family transcriptional regulator: MNGSGTAPAVPRPAYRRLSVAERRAQLLTAALGLFAQRAPEDVSLDDVANAAQVSRPLVYRYFPGGKQQLYEAALRSAADDLEGCFAEAETGPLTQRLGRALDRYLAFVDEHDAGFSALLQGGSVVETARTDAIVDEVRRTAAEQILHHLGAPEPGPRLRMTVRTWLTAVEAASLIWVDEEKQPPLAELRDWLVDHFVALIVVTSATDEETARIAAAALAAETRDGPVGTLVRRLTPVLADASHLL, translated from the coding sequence ATGAACGGCAGCGGCACCGCCCCAGCAGTACCCCGCCCCGCGTACCGGCGGCTGAGCGTGGCGGAGCGGCGCGCCCAGCTGCTGACCGCGGCCCTGGGGCTCTTCGCCCAACGGGCGCCGGAGGACGTGTCGCTGGACGACGTGGCGAATGCCGCGCAGGTCTCCCGGCCGCTGGTCTACCGCTACTTCCCCGGCGGCAAGCAGCAGTTGTACGAAGCCGCGCTGCGCAGCGCGGCCGACGACCTCGAAGGCTGCTTCGCCGAGGCCGAGACCGGCCCGCTCACCCAGCGGCTGGGCCGCGCCCTGGACCGGTACCTCGCCTTCGTCGACGAGCACGACGCCGGCTTCAGCGCCCTGCTGCAGGGCGGCAGCGTCGTGGAGACGGCCCGTACCGACGCCATCGTCGACGAGGTGCGGCGGACCGCCGCCGAGCAGATCCTGCACCACCTGGGCGCGCCGGAGCCGGGCCCCCGGCTGCGGATGACGGTCCGTACGTGGCTCACGGCCGTCGAGGCGGCCTCGCTGATCTGGGTGGACGAGGAGAAGCAGCCGCCGCTGGCCGAGCTGCGCGACTGGCTCGTCGACCACTTCGTCGCGCTGATCGTGGTCACCTCGGCGACGGACGAGGAGACCGCGCGGATCGCGGCCGCCGCGCTCGCGGCCGAGACCCGCGACGGCCCGGTCGGCACCCTCGTCCGGCGGCTGACGCCGGTCCTCGCGGACGCCTCCCATCTGCTCTGA
- a CDS encoding AurF N-oxygenase family protein: MTTAPDISTAEAEVLRDALGLLKDREQVAERLLDSSAKHSFDPDTELDWDAPLEEGKWFWPPELVSLYDTPLWHRMPEEQRIELSKHEAASLASLGIWFEIILMQLLTRHIYDKSPTSSHVRYALTEIADECRHSNMFAKLITRSGAPVYPVSKVHHNLGRLFKTVSTTPGSFTATLLGEEILDWMQRLTFPDERIQPLVRGVTRIHVVEEARHVRYAREELRRQMTSAPRWSCEFTRLTSGEFARVFSQAFINPMVYTNVGLNRAEAVAQVKASAHRREVMQTGAKRLTDFLDEIGVLRGAGRKLWQSSGLLA; the protein is encoded by the coding sequence ATGACGACAGCTCCTGACATCAGTACGGCGGAGGCCGAGGTCCTGCGGGACGCCCTCGGGCTGCTCAAGGACCGCGAGCAGGTGGCCGAGCGCCTCCTGGACTCCTCCGCGAAGCACTCGTTCGACCCGGACACCGAGCTGGACTGGGACGCCCCGCTGGAGGAGGGGAAGTGGTTCTGGCCTCCGGAGCTGGTCTCCCTCTACGACACCCCGCTGTGGCATCGCATGCCCGAGGAGCAGCGCATCGAACTCTCCAAGCACGAGGCGGCGTCCCTGGCGTCCCTCGGCATCTGGTTCGAGATCATCCTGATGCAGCTGCTGACCCGGCACATCTACGACAAGTCGCCGACCAGCTCGCACGTCCGCTACGCGCTCACCGAGATAGCCGACGAGTGCCGGCACTCCAACATGTTCGCCAAGCTGATCACCCGCAGCGGCGCCCCCGTCTACCCGGTCTCCAAGGTCCACCACAACCTCGGCCGGCTCTTCAAGACGGTCTCCACGACGCCCGGTTCGTTCACCGCGACCCTCCTCGGGGAGGAGATCCTGGACTGGATGCAGCGGCTCACCTTCCCCGACGAGCGCATCCAGCCGCTGGTCCGCGGCGTCACGCGGATCCACGTCGTGGAGGAGGCACGGCACGTCCGGTACGCCCGCGAGGAACTGCGCCGCCAGATGACCTCGGCGCCCCGCTGGAGCTGCGAGTTCACCCGGCTCACCTCCGGTGAGTTCGCCCGCGTCTTCTCCCAGGCGTTCATCAACCCGATGGTCTACACGAACGTCGGGCTGAACCGCGCGGAGGCCGTCGCCCAGGTGAAGGCCAGCGCACACCGGCGCGAGGTCATGCAGACCGGCGCCAAGCGGCTGACCGACTTCCTGGACGAGATCGGCGTACTGCGTGGCGCGGGCCGCAAGCTCTGGCAGAGCTCCGGCCTGCTGGCCTGA
- a CDS encoding ferritin-like domain-containing protein yields the protein MSTHDLYATGPGEQLWQVPATGAARFTWEYDDGRDRLLALYKKGKDKQWDADLRIDWDLEVDPYDPLGTPDESMSLYGTRYWDRMSAKERGELRQHYTSWQFSQFLHGEQGAMVCAARIVESVPDLDAKFYSATQTMDEARHAEIYSRFLQEKIGMLYPINDNLRSLLNDTLKDSRWDMPYLGMQVLIEGLALAAFGMIRDTTDKPLPKQILAYVMQDEARHVAFGRMALRDYYKQLTEAELREREDFVIEGCYLMRDRLRGLEVLENWGIPKAEAEEFTEQSEFLHLFRKLLFSRIVPCVKDIGLWGKRLQRAYLDMGVFDLGDSNLDLLMAQDEELAEKLDAERFAAEEAARTAEVAEAIARGGAA from the coding sequence ATGTCCACACATGACCTCTACGCCACCGGCCCGGGCGAGCAGCTGTGGCAGGTGCCCGCCACCGGCGCGGCCCGCTTCACCTGGGAGTACGACGACGGCCGCGACCGCCTCCTCGCCCTCTACAAGAAGGGCAAGGACAAGCAGTGGGACGCGGACCTGCGCATCGACTGGGACCTGGAGGTGGACCCGTACGACCCGCTCGGCACCCCCGACGAATCCATGTCGCTGTACGGCACCAGGTACTGGGACAGGATGTCGGCGAAGGAGCGCGGAGAGCTGCGGCAGCACTACACCTCCTGGCAGTTCAGCCAGTTCCTCCACGGTGAGCAGGGCGCGATGGTCTGCGCGGCCCGGATCGTCGAGTCGGTGCCCGACCTGGACGCGAAGTTCTACTCCGCGACCCAGACCATGGACGAGGCGCGGCACGCCGAGATCTACAGCCGCTTCCTCCAGGAGAAGATCGGGATGCTCTACCCGATCAACGACAACCTCCGGTCGCTGCTGAACGACACCCTGAAGGACTCCCGCTGGGACATGCCCTACCTCGGCATGCAGGTCCTCATCGAGGGCCTCGCGCTGGCCGCCTTCGGCATGATCCGCGACACCACGGACAAGCCCCTCCCGAAGCAGATACTCGCGTACGTCATGCAGGACGAGGCCCGCCACGTCGCCTTCGGGCGGATGGCCCTGCGGGACTACTACAAGCAGCTCACCGAGGCCGAACTGCGCGAGCGTGAGGACTTCGTCATCGAGGGCTGCTACCTGATGCGCGACCGGCTGCGCGGCCTCGAAGTGCTGGAGAACTGGGGCATACCGAAGGCGGAGGCCGAGGAGTTCACCGAGCAGTCCGAGTTCCTGCACCTCTTCCGGAAGCTGCTCTTCAGCCGCATCGTCCCGTGCGTGAAGGACATCGGCCTGTGGGGCAAGCGCCTCCAGCGGGCCTACCTCGACATGGGCGTCTTCGACCTCGGCGACTCCAACCTGGACCTGCTGATGGCCCAGGACGAGGAGCTGGCGGAGAAGCTGGACGCGGAACGCTTCGCGGCCGAGGAGGCGGCCCGTACCGCCGAGGTGGCCGAGGCGATCGCGCGCGGCGGCGCCGCGTAG
- a CDS encoding DUF3291 domain-containing protein codes for MTSSETEPPASSALAQVNIARLKAPLDSPLLKDFVDGLDPVNAVADAADGFVWRLKSDGGDATDISVFGDKWLIINMSVWRDLPSLTSFMYTGLHRELLARRREWFEKADEAMAALWWVPAGHEPTVAEAEERLLHLREHGPTQHAFSLRTTFPAAL; via the coding sequence ATCACGTCATCCGAGACCGAGCCGCCCGCGTCCTCAGCGCTCGCCCAGGTCAACATCGCCCGCCTCAAGGCACCGCTGGACTCCCCTCTGCTCAAGGACTTCGTCGACGGGCTGGACCCGGTGAACGCGGTCGCCGACGCCGCCGACGGGTTCGTCTGGCGGCTGAAGTCGGACGGCGGGGACGCCACCGACATCAGCGTCTTCGGGGACAAGTGGCTGATCATCAATATGTCGGTGTGGCGGGACCTCCCGTCCCTCACCTCGTTCATGTACACCGGTCTCCACCGGGAGCTCCTGGCCCGCCGCCGCGAGTGGTTCGAGAAGGCCGACGAGGCGATGGCCGCCCTGTGGTGGGTCCCGGCCGGCCACGAGCCGACCGTCGCCGAGGCCGAGGAACGCCTGCTCCACCTGCGCGAACACGGCCCGACCCAGCACGCCTTCAGCCTCCGGACGACGTTCCCCGCCGCTCTCTGA
- a CDS encoding ABC transporter ATP-binding protein — MSPSDDTQARVIAALSGASVRRITTGQVILDGIDWSVRNGEHWALLGANGAGKTTILRLVGALMFPTTGTVEVLGHRLGTVDVRELRAAIGLVSSAQKVPQDLPGHTVVLTGASGTVQPLWKQYDEATRERAHALLTELECKDLADRPYGVCSGGQRARLLIARALMADPSLLLLDEPFNALDLPSREDLIDTMHQLALNRPELATITVTHHLEELSPAIGHAVLLREGRLQAKGPVDEVLTDAGMTACFGRPIEVTRHEGRWLARSGRH, encoded by the coding sequence ATGAGCCCATCGGACGACACCCAGGCGCGCGTGATCGCTGCCCTTTCGGGGGCGAGCGTCCGCCGCATCACCACCGGCCAGGTCATCCTCGACGGCATCGACTGGTCCGTACGCAACGGGGAGCACTGGGCGCTGCTCGGCGCCAACGGTGCCGGGAAGACCACGATCCTCCGCCTCGTCGGCGCGCTGATGTTCCCCACCACCGGCACCGTCGAGGTGCTCGGGCACCGGCTCGGCACGGTCGACGTACGGGAGCTGCGGGCCGCGATCGGCCTGGTCTCCAGCGCGCAGAAGGTACCGCAGGACCTTCCGGGGCACACCGTCGTCCTCACCGGCGCCAGCGGCACCGTGCAGCCGCTGTGGAAGCAGTACGACGAGGCCACGCGGGAGCGCGCGCACGCGCTGCTGACCGAGCTGGAGTGCAAGGACCTGGCGGACCGGCCGTACGGGGTGTGCTCGGGCGGGCAGCGGGCCCGGCTGCTGATCGCCCGCGCGCTGATGGCCGACCCCTCGCTGCTGCTGCTCGACGAGCCGTTCAACGCGCTCGACCTGCCGTCCCGCGAGGACCTGATCGACACCATGCACCAACTGGCCCTGAACCGGCCGGAGCTGGCGACGATCACGGTGACCCACCACCTGGAGGAGCTGTCGCCGGCCATCGGTCACGCGGTGCTGCTGCGCGAGGGCCGCCTCCAGGCGAAGGGGCCGGTGGACGAGGTGCTGACGGACGCCGGCATGACCGCCTGCTTCGGCCGCCCGATCGAGGTCACCCGGCACGAGGGCCGCTGGCTGGCCCGCTCGGGCCGCCACTGA
- a CDS encoding HD domain-containing protein produces the protein MDDTRGTVPLTLAEVEALARRAHEGQTDKAGRPYAEHLAAVAAGVRARGGSAEQIAAAWLHDAVEDDALSAEWLAEAALAPATKDMVLAVTKRAGEPPEEYAARILATPGALLVKEADLAHNADPERLAVLDPATRERLTAKYARMRALLGLASG, from the coding sequence ATGGATGACACACGGGGAACGGTGCCGCTGACCCTGGCCGAGGTCGAGGCGCTGGCGCGCCGGGCGCACGAGGGGCAGACCGACAAGGCCGGGCGGCCGTACGCCGAGCATCTGGCGGCGGTGGCGGCCGGGGTGCGGGCGCGCGGCGGGAGTGCGGAGCAGATCGCGGCGGCGTGGCTGCACGACGCGGTGGAGGACGACGCGCTGTCGGCGGAGTGGCTGGCGGAGGCGGCGCTGGCACCGGCCACGAAGGACATGGTCCTGGCCGTCACGAAGCGGGCCGGTGAGCCGCCGGAGGAGTACGCGGCGCGCATCCTGGCCACCCCCGGGGCGCTGCTGGTCAAGGAGGCCGACCTCGCGCACAACGCCGATCCGGAGCGGCTGGCGGTACTGGATCCGGCGACCCGGGAGCGGCTGACGGCGAAGTACGCGCGGATGCGGGCGCTGCTGGGTCTGGCGTCCGGCTGA